GTCGTCGGAACTCCGCAAGAGTGCGGACGTCGGCAATCAGGGTTCGATCGTGCGGTAGAAGACCAGTCCCACGGTGAACTCGCGGTAGTCGAAGTCCCGATCGCGCGTGGACGATGACCCGGTGATCGTCGCTCCCCGGATCTCGCCGCGCAGGGCCACGTCGTCGCGCAGGAAGAACTCGAGTCCTGCACCGGCGCCGATCTGGTTCTCGGTGACGGGGTCGGCCTCGAAGACGCGACCGGGGAAGACCAGCATCATTCCGTAGCCGACCGTGAGGTAGGGCTGCAGCCGCCACGGGAGTGGCCAACGCAGCTGGACGAGCAGGGCGTGCACGAGGGCGTGGACGCTCTCCGAGGGATTGTGGCCGAGGTGGGCCTCCCAACCGAGGAAGCGCGACGGGTGGTAGCTGGCCCGCAGGGCGTAGTAGGGCTCGTTGCCCAGGCGGCCGATCGCGGGGCTGAACCCCAGGCGGTCGGCGTAGGGCCGCGTCCCGGGCTCCACGGAGAGCCCCCGGTCCCTCATCGCGGGTACGAGGAACTCTCGCTCGTCGTCGTCGGCGGCGTCTTCGGCGGCGAGTGCGACGGACGCGTTCGGGACGATCGCGACGATCGCGCAGAAGACGACCGTCCCGAGGAGGAGTTCGAGAACGGCGGACGATCTCACGGCCGGAGCTCCCCGGCGTCGATCCAGGCCAGGATCGTGCGGTAGTCCGGGTCGTCGATCGACGCGAAGGCGGTGAACGCATGCGGGGCGCCCCCGGCGTCGACGGCCAATGGTTTGCGCAACAGTGCGCTCGCGGTCGGATCGAGATCGTCGACCTGCAGTACCGATTGTTCGAAGTCGAAGACGGGATCGCGGTCGTGGTCGGGGCTCAGGTGGAAGGTTCCGCGGATTCCGCCGCCGTGGCAGTCACCGGAGGCACTGCAACCACGCTCGTGGAGGACGGGTGCGACCGCCGTGAGGAAGGTCTCGTAGTCGAGCACGCGCTCCTGTCCACCACCCGCC
This is a stretch of genomic DNA from Candidatus Krumholzibacteriia bacterium. It encodes these proteins:
- a CDS encoding outer membrane beta-barrel protein — encoded protein: MRSSAVLELLLGTVVFCAIVAIVPNASVALAAEDAADDDEREFLVPAMRDRGLSVEPGTRPYADRLGFSPAIGRLGNEPYYALRASYHPSRFLGWEAHLGHNPSESVHALVHALLVQLRWPLPWRLQPYLTVGYGMMLVFPGRVFEADPVTENQIGAGAGLEFFLRDDVALRGEIRGATITGSSSTRDRDFDYREFTVGLVFYRTIEP